One region of Erwinia tracheiphila genomic DNA includes:
- a CDS encoding pyridoxamine 5'-phosphate oxidase family protein, whose translation MILVQRSLYLLNSARFFTLASQCAGDTPWASTVNYVPLFNPLRLVWYSMNSARHSRNIGLCAEVSGSLFRYDMQETSPLGLDGAQFTGSAREIPQNECEHIHQDYYRLNFPDVSERARWQLPLHEFYGDSPLRFYELLIGDWWLLDIEGWLQTKEDRRVPVDLSQLVVPKSEAS comes from the coding sequence ATGATCCTGGTACAACGCAGTCTTTATTTGCTCAACAGTGCGCGCTTTTTCACTCTGGCAAGCCAGTGTGCGGGCGATACTCCCTGGGCTTCTACTGTCAATTATGTCCCGTTGTTCAACCCATTGCGGTTGGTGTGGTATTCGATGAACTCCGCCAGACATTCCAGGAATATTGGCCTATGTGCCGAGGTCAGCGGCTCACTGTTTCGTTATGACATGCAGGAAACGTCACCGTTAGGGCTGGATGGTGCACAATTTACTGGCAGTGCACGGGAAATACCGCAAAATGAATGTGAGCATATTCATCAGGATTATTATCGACTCAATTTTCCCGATGTATCAGAGCGTGCTCGCTGGCAGCTGCCATTACATGAGTTTTATGGGGACAGCCCGCTGCGTTTTTACGAACTCCTTATTGGCGACTGGTGGCTGCTGGATATAGAGGGCTGGCTGCAAACCAAAGAAGACCGGCGAGTTCCTGTCGACCTTTCCCAATTGGTTGTACCGAAATCGGAGGCATCATGA
- a CDS encoding peptidogalycan biosysnthesis protein, translating to MLCNYCPFYATAPGAGGLNSQLKQLCSHHRVRANAELATFSRLGNRVEWCRLDDHLLEPAAELIANNREKYGNHQGIDWMRRIFEGQKKSSVIDTSVAAVAKRDNKILGITIFYRFGETLHTRYYGSNYQINDNDFRYFVLTYYHSLDYAAKNGIRECRLSISALSAKTLRGVKIEPLAALLLFENAPPLSTIECEDYNRLFYQRYQQLHTKHLTSDWALLN from the coding sequence ATGTTATGCAACTATTGTCCCTTTTATGCCACTGCACCAGGCGCTGGCGGGCTTAATTCGCAATTAAAACAACTGTGTTCCCACCATCGTGTTAGAGCCAACGCCGAGTTGGCTACCTTTTCCCGTTTAGGTAATCGAGTGGAATGGTGCAGATTGGATGATCACTTGCTGGAGCCAGCAGCAGAATTGATTGCCAATAACCGGGAAAAATACGGCAACCATCAGGGTATTGACTGGATGCGCCGTATATTTGAAGGACAAAAAAAGTCTTCGGTAATCGACACCAGCGTTGCTGCTGTAGCCAAACGCGATAATAAAATATTGGGGATCACCATCTTCTACCGTTTTGGTGAAACCCTGCATACACGTTATTACGGTTCAAATTATCAGATAAACGATAATGACTTCCGTTATTTCGTACTGACCTATTACCACTCACTGGACTATGCGGCGAAAAACGGTATCCGCGAATGCCGACTGTCAATTTCCGCCCTAAGCGCCAAGACGCTGCGTGGTGTAAAAATAGAGCCACTGGCTGCGCTATTGCTGTTTGAAAATGCTCCTCCTTTGTCAACCATCGAGTGTGAAGACTATAACCGCCTTTTTTACCAGCGTTACCAACAACTGCACACTAAACATCTGACCTCCGACTGGGCACTACTTAATTAA
- a CDS encoding DUF1493 family protein: MKYGERSSPAKKEWTFQEHFNFIQEDLEEMLFDLFTRYGIEHDNFNLDDYFMPGLCWWQLRLKKEFRGRKFKNLTLEMIIESSKAGRWIYD; this comes from the coding sequence ATGAAGTACGGGGAGCGATCTTCTCCGGCAAAGAAGGAATGGACGTTTCAGGAGCATTTTAATTTTATTCAAGAAGATCTGGAAGAAATGCTGTTTGACCTGTTCACCCGATATGGAATTGAGCACGATAATTTTAATTTAGATGATTACTTTATGCCGGGGTTGTGCTGGTGGCAGTTGAGGCTTAAAAAGGAGTTTCGAGGCCGTAAGTTTAAAAACTTGACGCTGGAAATGATTATTGAATCTTCAAAGGCTGGCCGCTGGATTTATGACTGA